A region of Anopheles merus strain MAF chromosome 2R, AmerM5.1, whole genome shotgun sequence DNA encodes the following proteins:
- the LOC121601472 gene encoding phenylalanine--tRNA ligase beta subunit, whose amino-acid sequence MPTVGVKRDLLFKALGKTYTDDEFQKFCFEFGLELDEVTTEKQMITKEQGLVEAAKDASEEIIYRIDIPANRYDLLCLEGLVMGLQVFMGKIEFPRFTKVGPVGKGAAPQKLIVTKATAQIRPFAVAAVLRDITFTKDSYDSFIDLQDKLHQNICRKRTLVAIGTHDLDKLQGPFTFDAKPPKDIRFVPLNQEKAMTGEELMEFYSTHAQLKTYLPIIRDSPVYPVIYDANGVVLSLPPIINGDHSKITLQTKNVFIECTATDLTKARIVLDTLVCMFSTHCAKQFTVEYCEVVSASGETKQYPDLAFRKETISVAETNAYIGLNESAEKMAFLLNRLLPTKQTAPDTLEVEVPPTRHDILHACDIYEDVAIGYGYNRIPKTLPAKMHIAKQYPLNKLTEQLREQIAQAGFTEGLTFTLCSRDDIATKMNAQIDQIPAVHIANPKTLEFQVVRTTLIPGLLKTLAANRKMPLPLKLFEVSDVVLADSMSEVGAKNERRVCAINCNKTAGFEVVHGLLDRVMQLLEVPWDRQTGYYLQACDDPAYFPGRCASVLYKGAAIGRIGVLHPTVLQAFELTTPCSVVEFNMEYFV is encoded by the exons ATGCCTACCGTCGGCGTAAAACGTGATCTGCTGTTTAAGGCACTCGGCAAAACATACA CTGATGATGAGTTTCAAAAGTTTTGCTTCGAGTTTGGCCTCGAGCTGGACGAGGTGACGACGGAGAAGCAGATGATTACCAAGGAACAGGGTCTGGTAGAGGCGGCGAAGGATGCCTCGGAGGAGATCATCTACCGTATCGACATTCCGGCCAACCGGTACGATCTGCTCTGCCTGGAAGGGCTCGTGATGGGGCTGCAGGTGTTTATGGGAAA GATAGAATTTCCCCGTTTCACTAAGGTCGGCCCAGTCGGCAAGGGGGCCGCGCCGCAGAAGTTGATCGTCACGAAGGCAACTGCTCAGATTCGACCGTTTGCGGTAGCGGCCGTTCTGCGTGATATCACCTTCACGAAGGATTCGTACGACAGCTTCATCGATTTGCAGGACAAGCTGCATCAAAACATTTGCCGCAAGCGTACACTCGTCGCCATCGGAACGCATGATCTGGATAAGCTGCAGGGACCGTTCACGTTCGATGCGAAACCCCCGAAGGACATTCGTTTCGTGCCGCTGAATCAGGAAAAGGCGATGACCGGCGAAGAGCTGATGGAATTTTACTCGACGCACGCCCAGCTCAAGACGTACCTGCCCATCATCCGCGACTCGCCGGTCTATCCGGTAATTTACGACGCGAACGGGGTGGTACTATCCCTTCCCCCGATCATTAACGGGGATCATTCGAAAATTACCCTCCAAACGAAGAACGTGTTCATCGAGTGTACGGCGACGGATCTGACCAAGGCTCGCATCGTCCTCGACACGCTGGTCTGCATGTTCTCTACGCACTGCGCGAAACAGTTCACGGTCGAGTATTGTGAGGTGGTGTCGGCCAGCGGTGAAACGAAACAGTACCCGGATCTGGCCTTCCGCAAGGAAACGATTTCCGTTGCCGAAACGAACGCATACATCGGGCTCAACGAATCGGCCGAAAAGATGGCATTCCTGTTGAACCGGCTGCTGCCGACCAAGCAGACCGCCCCGGACACGCTCGAGGTGGAAGTGCCGCCCACCCGGCACGACATCCTGCACGCGTGCGACATCTACGAGGACGTTGCGATCGGGTACGGGTACAACCGCATCCCGAAGACGCTGCCGGCCAAGATGCACATCGCGAAGCAGTACCCGTTGAACAAGCTGACCGAGCAGCTGCGCGAACAGATTGCGCAGGCCGGCTTCACGGAGGGACTGACCTTCACGCTCTGCTCGCGGGACGACATCGCGACCAAGATGAATGCACAGATCGATCAAATCCCGGCGGTGCACATCGCCAACCCGAAGACGCTCGAGTTTCAGGTGGTGCGTACTACGCTGATACCGGGTCTGCTGAAAACGCTGGCCGCCAATCGTAAAATGCCACTGCCCCTGAAACTGTTCGAGGTGTCGGACGTGGTGCTGGCGGACAGCATGTCGGAGGTGGGCGCCAAGAATGAGCGGCGCGTGTGCGCCATCAACTGCAACAAAACGGCCGGCTTTGAGGTGGTGCACGGGCTGTTGGATCGCGTGATGCAGCTGCTAGAGGTGCCGTGGGATAGGCAGACCGGTTACTATCTGCAGGCGTGCGACGATCCGGCCTACTTCCCGGGGCGCTGCGCCAGCGTGCTGTACAAGGGGGCGGCCATCGGGCGCATTGGTGTGCTGCATCCAACGGTGCTGCAAGCGTTCGAGCTCACTACACCCTGCTCGGTGGTTGAGTTTAACATGGAATATTTCGTTTAA
- the LOC121601502 gene encoding omega-amidase NIT2-like, with the protein MNRMARAGFRIALLQLKVGADKAQNIENALAKIRSAVTDKGARVVALPECFNSPYGTQHFPAYAEEIPSGETSRSLAAIAKELGIYLIGGTIPEKCRTDSKLYNTCTVWSPEGSLLATYRKIHLFDINIPGGITFRESDVLTSGSKLATVAIDGAKVGLGICYDMRFDELARLYRNQGCDMLIYPGAFNMKTGPLHWELLARGRANDTQSYVATISPARDPSAGYVAWGHSMVVDPWAKVVAEANEEETTVVADVNLQTVDEVRAQIPIFSQRRTDLYATNALEK; encoded by the exons ATGAACAGGATGGCACGCG CCGGTTTCCGAATTGCTCTGCTTCAGCTAAAAGTCGGAGCCGACAAGGCACAAAACATCGAAAACGCGCTGGCCAAAATACGGTCCGCAGTGACGGACAAGGGTGCTCGCGTGGTAGCGCTGCCCGAATGTTTCAACTCCCCGTACGGTACGCAACACTTTCCGGCGTACGCGGAAGAGATACCGTCCGGTGAGACGAGCCGCAGCCTGGCGGCAATTGCGAAAGAGCTCGGCATCTATCTGATCGGTGGTACGATTCCGGAAAAATGCCGCACGGACAGCAAGCTGTACAACACCTGTACCGTATGGTCGCCGGAAGGGTCCCTGCTGGCGACGTACCGCAAAATACATCTGTTCGACATTAACATTCCGGGTGGGATTACGTTCCGCGAGTCGGACGTCCTGACCAGCGGCAGCAAACTGGCGACGGTGGCCATCGACGGGGCGAAGGTTGGCCTTGGCATCTGCTACGACATGCGGTTCGACGAGCTGGCAAGGCTGTACCGCAATCAGGGCTGCGATATGCTGATCTACCCGGGCGCGTTCAACATGAAGACGGGCCCGCTGCACTGGGAGCTGTTGGCACGGGGCCGTGCGAACGATACGCAATCGTACGTGGCCACCATTTCGCCGGCACGCGACCCATCCGCCGGGTACGTTGCCTGGGGCCATTCGATGGTGGTCGACCCGTGGGCGAAGGTCGTCGCCGAGGCGAACGAGGAGGAAACGACCGTTGTCGCCGATGTGAATCTCCAGACGGTGGATGAAGTACGGGCACagattccaatatttagccagCGTCGCACTGATCTGTACGCGACGAACGCACTGGAGAAGTAG